From bacterium, the proteins below share one genomic window:
- a CDS encoding T9SS type A sorting domain-containing protein produces the protein MKSRIIRMLMAVAMLSLAAAAWAQPVVSIYDLQQDLIADNTVVTVQGKIVTAVDDIPSGMGFFIQEPAGGANSGIYVFVGTVNVPTVIIGDVVDVTGMYDDYFPSGAPGTGLAELNLSVPHGGQGSYTKVGTGQVPTPIVLRAWQTKTANRPEAEKWECVLVRHLNVQRTAVDPGFGEWFGMEFGFIDNDETRFDDGLGVSGPPAGTQMSSVTGVLNYTFSEFKVTPRGQYDIVYVGAAPAPTLEYAAVTGASSLDVRFDRPVLESTAENPANYFLDLGTVSTATLDPGDPELVHLTLAAPMTPAILLTLTVIDVQNTDGVAMAPEALQFWGGVNTVAFSQYPDAGGDSSAVAGEILTIKGVIHSEYDVWGNHFYLQEVNREGGSRSPYNGLEVYAPAFLPQVAEGDIVIIADAQTEYYNMTSFTQPFYYFEKVSSGNTVAPPEVITIGDMADPAVWEPYEGALVRVTNVTVVERAGSWNFYAWSVTQDDINWLKVGDMGDYDYLEGLGDILNITGTLRYEFGNFVLMPRRDADIEILYQNPNGTGELPAGARIALAQNHPNPFNPTTKIGFVLAAAGEARLEIFDTAGRLVQTLLAANLEAGRHELSWAGETAAGGQASSGLYYYRLTADGESQTRKMLMLK, from the coding sequence ATGAAGAGCAGGATCATCCGCATGCTGATGGCCGTCGCCATGCTGAGCTTGGCCGCGGCCGCCTGGGCACAGCCCGTCGTGTCGATCTACGACCTCCAGCAGGACCTGATCGCCGACAACACGGTGGTCACCGTCCAGGGCAAGATCGTCACCGCCGTCGACGACATCCCTTCCGGGATGGGCTTCTTCATCCAGGAGCCGGCCGGCGGGGCGAACAGCGGCATCTATGTCTTCGTCGGCACCGTGAACGTGCCGACCGTGATCATCGGCGACGTCGTCGACGTCACGGGCATGTACGACGACTACTTCCCCAGCGGCGCCCCCGGCACCGGGCTCGCCGAGCTGAACCTCTCCGTGCCTCACGGCGGCCAGGGCAGCTACACGAAGGTCGGCACCGGCCAGGTGCCGACGCCGATCGTCCTGCGCGCCTGGCAGACGAAGACGGCGAACCGCCCCGAGGCGGAGAAGTGGGAGTGCGTGCTGGTGCGGCACCTCAACGTCCAGCGCACGGCCGTCGATCCGGGCTTCGGCGAATGGTTCGGCATGGAGTTCGGGTTCATCGACAACGACGAGACGCGCTTCGACGACGGCCTCGGCGTCTCCGGGCCCCCGGCGGGAACGCAGATGAGCTCCGTCACGGGCGTGCTGAACTACACCTTCAGTGAATTCAAGGTGACGCCCCGCGGTCAGTACGACATCGTCTACGTCGGCGCTGCGCCCGCCCCGACCCTCGAGTACGCTGCCGTGACCGGCGCGAGCAGCCTCGACGTGCGCTTCGACCGGCCCGTCCTCGAGAGCACGGCCGAGAATCCTGCCAACTACTTCCTCGACCTCGGCACCGTCAGCACGGCGACTCTCGATCCCGGCGATCCCGAGCTCGTGCACCTGACGCTCGCGGCGCCGATGACGCCCGCGATCCTGCTCACGCTCACCGTCATCGACGTGCAGAACACGGACGGCGTCGCGATGGCGCCCGAGGCGCTGCAGTTCTGGGGCGGCGTGAACACCGTCGCTTTCTCGCAGTACCCGGACGCCGGCGGCGATTCCTCGGCGGTGGCCGGTGAGATCCTGACGATCAAGGGCGTCATTCACAGCGAGTACGACGTCTGGGGCAACCACTTCTATCTGCAGGAGGTCAATCGCGAGGGCGGCAGCCGTTCGCCCTACAACGGCCTCGAGGTCTACGCACCCGCCTTCCTGCCCCAGGTGGCCGAGGGCGATATCGTCATCATCGCCGACGCCCAGACCGAGTACTACAACATGACCTCCTTCACGCAGCCCTTCTACTACTTCGAGAAGGTCTCGAGCGGCAACACCGTAGCGCCGCCGGAGGTCATCACGATCGGCGACATGGCGGATCCCGCGGTCTGGGAGCCCTACGAGGGTGCGCTCGTGCGCGTGACGAACGTGACGGTCGTCGAGCGCGCGGGCTCGTGGAACTTCTACGCCTGGAGCGTCACCCAGGACGATATCAACTGGCTGAAGGTCGGCGACATGGGCGACTACGACTACCTCGAGGGCCTGGGCGACATCCTCAACATCACCGGCACGCTGCGCTACGAGTTCGGCAACTTCGTGCTGATGCCGCGTCGCGACGCCGACATCGAGATCCTCTACCAGAACCCGAACGGCACTGGCGAGCTGCCTGCGGGCGCGCGGATCGCCCTCGCGCAGAACCACCCGAATCCCTTCAACCCGACGACGAAGATCGGCTTCGTCCTCGCCGCCGCCGGCGAGGCGCGCCTGGAGATCTTCGACACGGCGGGCCGCCTCGTCCAGACCCTGCTCGCGGCGAACCTGGAGGCAGGCCGGCACGAGCTGAGCTGGGCCGGCGAGACCGCTGCCGGCGGGCAGGCCTCCAGCGGCCTCTACTACTATCGCCTGACTGCGGACGGCGAGAGCCAGACGCGGAAGATGCTCATGCTCAAATAG